CTTTAACAACACCTTCAACTATAACTGCATACTCTCTTTCTAAAACAAGAGTATCCCAATTATCTTGAAGTTCTGTTTTAATTTTTTCTGATTTAGCAAAAATCATTACACCTGATGTATCTTTATCTAATCTATGAACAATAAATATTCTTTCCTTCTTATCCTTTGATTTCATATAATCCATTAAAAGTTTATATGCAGTTCTTTCATTACTTTTTTTATCTGTTGATATTGATAATAATCCTTCTTCTTTTTCTATTACAACTATATCATTATCTTCAAATAAAATTTTTATTCCTTTTGGTGTTTTATCGTTTCTATTTTTATTCCAATTTATTGTAACTTCGTCTCCAGGACTTAAAATTAAATTAAATTGTCTTTCTATTTTTCCATTTACTCCAACTTGTTCTTTTGATAAAAGTGTTTTTATATTATTTTTACTTTGTTTTGATAAATTATCTATTAAAAAATTCATCAATTCACTTTTTTCAGTTACTTTAAATTTCATTATAATTACCTCTTTTTTTATTTCTATTATAACATATGTTTAATTTTATTGCGACAATTTGTCGTGTTTTAATTTTTTTATCCATAAAATATGGATAAAAAAATTGATTATTTTCCATTTTTAAATTATACTATAATTATTAAAAAAGGAGGTGAAAAGCGTTACTTCTTTTAGTGGCGTTAATAATGGGGAAAATAATAACTATAAAAAATAACAAAGGTGGAGTTGGAAAATCAACTTTATCAAAAAATATTGCACATGGTCTTGCTATGTTAGACTTTAAAACTGCCCTAATTACTTCAGATGCACAAAATGATAGCTTAATACTTTTAGGTGGGTGGTTTGAAGGTGGTAAAGGTTTTAAATCTTTTGTTCAAAATGGTGAAGAAATAAAAATAAAAATCAGAGAAAATCTAGACTATTTTCCTGTTGAAACAGATATTTTTGGAATAAATTTAAAAAGTAAAATCAGAAATGCTTTTAATTCATTAAAAGATAATTATGATTTTATAATTGTTGATTGTGCTCCTGTTTTTAATGTACTTAATGATATTATTTTAGAAATTACTGATGAAATTATTGTTCCTATTAAACTTGATAAGTTAAGTACTGCTGGTATTACAAGATTAATAGAAAAAGCTGAAGGAAATAAAATAACTCAAATCGTTCCTAATTTATATAGAAATACTAAAATCTCAAGAGAATATTTCCAAAATTTATCTAACTTTTTTAATGATACAGGTGTTACATTAACAAATCCTATTCCAGAAAGTGTTATTGAAGAACAACTTTCAGAAAAAGGTAAAACAATCTGGGAAACTCAATCTAAAAAAGCTGAAGAATTACAAAGTTTATATGGTGAAATTATTGGGGGAATTATTAATGATTAATAAAAAAATTAATGTTTTGGATAGATTAAAACAAGACTCTTTCAAAAAAAAAGAATCTCCAGTTAAACAAAATATTGAATCTAAAGAGTTTGAAATAACTGTTATTGAAAAAGATTTTCTACCTGATAATGAAGTTTTATTTAACTATGAAGATATACAAGATTTAGAAATGAAAAATGATTTATTAAAATATGAATCTCTTTTAAACTTAGCTAAGAGTAATTATCATACTAAAGCTGGGGAAATACTAAATGAAGCAAATGAAAAATATGCAAATCATAAAAATGGAACTTTTTCAATTTGGTTAGAGCATATGAAAATTGGTAAAAAAAGTGCAGAAAGATTAATAAATCGTTTTAAATTTATAAAAAATAATTGTCTTACATCAGAAGATCAATTTTATTTTGAAACTCTTCCTTTATCACTAACTTATGAAATTTCTGCTCCTAATGCAAATAAAGATTTGATTAATGCCGTTTTAAATAAGCAAATAAAAACTAGAAAAGAATATATTATTCTCAAAAATACTTTAAAAAATGAATCTCCTAAAGTTTCTGAATTTGATTCTATTGAAAAATTATTCAATAAACTAAACTCTAATATATCTACTCTTATTGAAAATAAAGTAGAATCTTCAACTTTGGATTCAAATAAAGCAAAAACAGTATACGAGAAAATCGAGCTTCTTAATAAAGAAATTAAAAGCTTACTTATTGAAATTGAAAAACTAAACTAAATAATCAAGAAAGGAATAATTATGAAACTATTTAATTTTGTAGATTTTTTTTATGTTATTGAACATAATAATGAATATTTTGAATTTGAAATTGAAAATGATTTTTTAGATAATATATCTGAAGAGTTAGATATTGATAATTTTGATATTTTAAAAATGTCAGAAATATCTGAAGGTAATTTTGATATTCTTATAAAAACACCTAAAGGTGATGAAAAAGTTTATAAGTATACTCTTTCTTCTGAAAGAATATCTTATATTTTATCTATTACTGAGTAATCGGAATTTTATACAATTATTTAATTTTCCAATAACCCAAGAAGCTCTTAAAAACCTTCTTGGGTTATTTTTGTTTTAAGATAAAATTTACAAAAAAAGCTTAAATTCTTTTATATATAGAATTTAAGCTTTTTTTTATCGATTCATTTAACAGATAATTTTTTATACAGCATTACTGGCTATTATTTTAAAGGTTTTATTTTTATTAAACTTTCTTCATCTTCATTATATTCTAAAATAACATGTAAATTTCCTAATTCTCCCTCAAAAAATTTAGTTATTCCTAGTAATCGAATTATTTTATTAACCTCTTTTATATTTTCACCTTCTAAAATATCTAAAATATCCAATTGAAACATTGACATATTTTTATATATTTTTTTTATTTCAATATTTTTGGCCATATCTGCTGTATTTATTTCTAAATTATCTTTAATTTCTTTTTTGGCCACTTGTATTGTATCTATTTTTGGTTCTATTATCTCAATCTCTTGTATATAATTATTTATCGACGTATGTGTTGTATTTATTTTATTCGATATTTCAATTTCATCTACAATTGAAGTTTCTAAAGGAATTTTATCTTTTTTAGCCTCTTCTGCTGTATATTTATTTAAATTTTTCTCTAAATAATCTTTTACAATTTTATCTTTAGCTGCAGTAAAGGCCATTTTTTGTATTTTACCTTCTACTCCACACATTTTTATATAATCTTTATAAGCTTCTTTTTCTATTTTTTCTTTTTCTTCTAATGTAATTCTTCCTAAGAATTTTTCTATTTCTAATTCATTTTCTAAAGATTTTGGAACTTCTAATTCTAAGTTTTCTAATTTTAAATTTTCATTACTAGCCTTTGGTGTTGTACTTTTTTTCTTCTGTTGTATATAATCCTCAGCCCATCCTTTTGATAATGCTTGTATCATATAACTTCTAATATTACTTACTTTTTGTACTTTTATATATTCAGATACTAATTTAATATGTTCAAATCCATACTGTCTTATTCCATCTTTAATAACTTTTGGCAATGTTTTTAATTCCCTTGCTTTAGATGGTAGTATTTTTAAAATCTCTTCTAATTTTTCATTAGTTGGTATTCTATCTACAGTTTCAGCCTTTACAGCTTCAAAATGTTTATTTCCATCATTTGGTAAATCTACTCCACTATCTGTATGAGTTATAAGTAAATTATCAAAATGATTTTTATCGTCATAAAAATATGATTGCTTTAATTCATTATGCGATTCATTAAAATAAAATTCAAATTCAGATTCTATCCATTTACTATTTTTTATAACTGTATAATCCGCTATTAAATTCATTTTTTTTAATTCTTGACAACTCTTTTCAATAACTTTTATAGTTCTTCCAAT
The window above is part of the Cetobacterium somerae ATCC BAA-474 genome. Proteins encoded here:
- a CDS encoding RluA family pseudouridine synthase; the encoded protein is MKFKVTEKSELMNFLIDNLSKQSKNNIKTLLSKEQVGVNGKIERQFNLILSPGDEVTINWNKNRNDKTPKGIKILFEDNDIVVIEKEEGLLSISTDKKSNERTAYKLLMDYMKSKDKKERIFIVHRLDKDTSGVMIFAKSEKIKTELQDNWDTLVLEREYAVIVEGVVKEKKGQIKSYLKDNKAFVTYSVKDDKTGGKLAITNYKVEKVKGKYTYLKASLETGRKNQIRVHMSDIGHPVVGDKKYGAQTNILKRLGLHAYTLKIKHPVTNKEMSFVSPTPKEFARIIGE
- a CDS encoding ParA family protein, encoding MGKIITIKNNKGGVGKSTLSKNIAHGLAMLDFKTALITSDAQNDSLILLGGWFEGGKGFKSFVQNGEEIKIKIRENLDYFPVETDIFGINLKSKIRNAFNSLKDNYDFIIVDCAPVFNVLNDIILEITDEIIVPIKLDKLSTAGITRLIEKAEGNKITQIVPNLYRNTKISREYFQNLSNFFNDTGVTLTNPIPESVIEEQLSEKGKTIWETQSKKAEELQSLYGEIIGGIIND